The Glycine soja cultivar W05 chromosome 8, ASM419377v2, whole genome shotgun sequence genome has a window encoding:
- the LOC114421809 gene encoding protein LSD1-like isoform X1, translated as MQSQVVCNGCRSLLLYPRGATNVCCALCNTITSVPPPGMEMSQLYCGGCRTLLMYTRGATSVRCSCCHTVNLVPPASNQVAHVHCGNCRTTLMYPYGAPSVKCALCHFITNVSTNNGRLPIPVHRPNGTNNAGTLPSTSTSMPQSQSQTVVVENPMSVDSSGKLVSNVVVGVTTDKK; from the exons ATGCAGAGCCAAGTTGTGTGCAATGGTTGTAGGAGCCTTCTGCTTTACCCAAGAGGAGCAACCAATGTCTGTTGTGCATTGTGCAACACAATTACCTCTGTTCCTCCACCTG GGATGGAAATGTCTCAACTTTATTGTGGAGGTTGTAGGACATTGCTAATGTACACACGTGGAGCTACAAGTGTGAGATGTTCCTGCTGTCACACTGTAAACCTTGTTCCACCAG CATCTAATCAAGTGGCTCATGTCCATTGTGGGAACTGCCGGACAACACTCATGTATCCTTATGGAGCTCCCTCAGTCAAATGTGCTCTTTGTCACTTTATTACTAATGTCAGT ACAAACAATGGAAGGCTTCCAATCCCTGTTCATAGACCCAATGGGACAAACAATGCTGGAACATTACCTTCTACATCAAca TCAATGCCCCAATCTCAAAGTCAAACGGTAGTGGTAGAAAATCCAATGTCTGTTGATTCAAGTGGGAAATTG GTGAGCAATGTTGTTGTTGGCGTTACAACGGATAAGAAATAA
- the LOC114421809 gene encoding protein LSD1-like isoform X2, whose translation MQSQVVCNGCRSLLLYPRGATNVCCALCNTITSVPPPGMEMSQLYCGGCRTLLMYTRGATSVRCSCCHTVNLVPPASNQVAHVHCGNCRTTLMYPYGAPSVKCALCHFITNTNNGRLPIPVHRPNGTNNAGTLPSTSTSMPQSQSQTVVVENPMSVDSSGKLVSNVVVGVTTDKK comes from the exons ATGCAGAGCCAAGTTGTGTGCAATGGTTGTAGGAGCCTTCTGCTTTACCCAAGAGGAGCAACCAATGTCTGTTGTGCATTGTGCAACACAATTACCTCTGTTCCTCCACCTG GGATGGAAATGTCTCAACTTTATTGTGGAGGTTGTAGGACATTGCTAATGTACACACGTGGAGCTACAAGTGTGAGATGTTCCTGCTGTCACACTGTAAACCTTGTTCCACCAG CATCTAATCAAGTGGCTCATGTCCATTGTGGGAACTGCCGGACAACACTCATGTATCCTTATGGAGCTCCCTCAGTCAAATGTGCTCTTTGTCACTTTATTACTAAT ACAAACAATGGAAGGCTTCCAATCCCTGTTCATAGACCCAATGGGACAAACAATGCTGGAACATTACCTTCTACATCAAca TCAATGCCCCAATCTCAAAGTCAAACGGTAGTGGTAGAAAATCCAATGTCTGTTGATTCAAGTGGGAAATTG GTGAGCAATGTTGTTGTTGGCGTTACAACGGATAAGAAATAA
- the LOC114421808 gene encoding uncharacterized protein LOC114421808 isoform X1, protein MSSHSDAPTKSKSFECPPEQKPLAVLEYPFSLFSLNRTEMDNEGDEVNSVGQSSSLDTVEVEGYQVRPELESIVRKFIIKHGDVFENCTVSTMIFRSMLLEMICDIISDLQDKNLYEITENKLHRMIGLANDMKDMKVNIEWLQLRLEEILEARQILNQSSMLKEKKHISKKIIETVKRELEECVEEKNAVAAKFQILCDKETACKESLARAEDEYAKISQTFTDATSKVRQFANCSLANGLL, encoded by the exons ATGTCTTCTCACTCTGATGCACCCACCAAG TCAAAGTCTTTTGAGTGCCCTCCTGAGCAGAAACCTTTGGCTGTGCTTGAATATCCATTCTCACTTTTCAGCCTCAACCGAACTGAAATGGACAATGAAGGTGATGAGGTTAATTCTGTTGGACAAAGCTCATCATTGGACACAGTTGAAGTTGAAGGATATCAAGTAAGGCCGGAATTGGAGTCCATCGTAagaaaatttatcattaagCATGGAGACGTTTTTGAGAATTGTACGGTATCGACAATGATATTCCGTTCAATGTTATTGGAGATGATATGCGACATTATCTCAGACTTGCAAGACAAGAATCTTTATGAAATCACAGAAAATAAGCTACACAGAATGATTGGTCTTGCAAATGATATGAAAGATATGAAAGTGAACATTGAGTGGCTTCAATTAAGACTGGAAGAGATACTCGAGGCAAGGCAGATTCTTAATCAGTCTTCCAtgctaaaagagaaaaaacatatCAGCAAAAAGATCATTGAAACTGTCAAGAGAGAATTGGAAGAATgcgttgaagaaaaaaatgcagTGGCAGCAAAGTTTCAAATATTATGTGATAAAGAGACTGCTTGCAAGGAGTCACTGGCTAGAGCAGAGGATGAGTATGCTAAGATATCTCAAACTTTCACAGATGCTACATCTAAAGTGAGACAATTCGCTAATTGCTCTTTAGCCAATGGTTTGCTTTAG
- the LOC114421808 gene encoding uncharacterized protein LOC114421808 isoform X2: MHPPSLNRTEMDNEGDEVNSVGQSSSLDTVEVEGYQVRPELESIVRKFIIKHGDVFENCTVSTMIFRSMLLEMICDIISDLQDKNLYEITENKLHRMIGLANDMKDMKVNIEWLQLRLEEILEARQILNQSSMLKEKKHISKKIIETVKRELEECVEEKNAVAAKFQILCDKETACKESLARAEDEYAKISQTFTDATSKVRQFANCSLANGLL, from the exons ATGCACCCACCAAG CCTCAACCGAACTGAAATGGACAATGAAGGTGATGAGGTTAATTCTGTTGGACAAAGCTCATCATTGGACACAGTTGAAGTTGAAGGATATCAAGTAAGGCCGGAATTGGAGTCCATCGTAagaaaatttatcattaagCATGGAGACGTTTTTGAGAATTGTACGGTATCGACAATGATATTCCGTTCAATGTTATTGGAGATGATATGCGACATTATCTCAGACTTGCAAGACAAGAATCTTTATGAAATCACAGAAAATAAGCTACACAGAATGATTGGTCTTGCAAATGATATGAAAGATATGAAAGTGAACATTGAGTGGCTTCAATTAAGACTGGAAGAGATACTCGAGGCAAGGCAGATTCTTAATCAGTCTTCCAtgctaaaagagaaaaaacatatCAGCAAAAAGATCATTGAAACTGTCAAGAGAGAATTGGAAGAATgcgttgaagaaaaaaatgcagTGGCAGCAAAGTTTCAAATATTATGTGATAAAGAGACTGCTTGCAAGGAGTCACTGGCTAGAGCAGAGGATGAGTATGCTAAGATATCTCAAACTTTCACAGATGCTACATCTAAAGTGAGACAATTCGCTAATTGCTCTTTAGCCAATGGTTTGCTTTAG
- the LOC114421807 gene encoding cationic amino acid transporter 1-like, whose translation MGRDGEIDGGVRRRGCTFRRNDFFPEESFKSWGNYARAVLETPWRLKDRVVTRSEDQTELVEMKARSNHEMKKTLNWWDLMWFGIGAVIGSGIFVLTGLEARTAVGPAVVLSYVVSGVSALFSVFCYTEFAVEIPVAGGSFAYLRVELGDFVAYIAAGNILLEYVIGGAAVARSWTSYFATLCGKHPDDFRIIAHNMNPNYGHLDPIAIGVLIAITILAVYSTKGSSIFNFIATIFHLIVIVFIIIAGLTKANTENYANFTPFGVRGVFKASAVLFFAYVGFDAVSTMAEETKNPARDIPIGLVGSMVITTLAYCLLAVTLCLMQNYTDIDKDAPYSVAFSAVGMDWAKYIVAFGALKGMTTVLLVSAVGQARYLTHIARTHMMPPWFAHVDERTGTPMNATISMLAATAVIAFFTDLRILSNLLSISTLFIFMLVALALLVRRYYSSGLTTKENQVKLIVCLMLILGSSCAISAYWASSDGWVGYAVSVPLWILGTGGLWLFVPQAKQPKLWGVPLVPWLPSLSIAINIFLLGSIDKDSFIRFGVWTGFLLVYYVLLGLHASYDTAKVFESKKSSVDVDKQWNKVEEGAKGEVSLTAVSND comes from the exons ATGGGGAGAGACGGTGAGATTGACGGCGGAGTGCGGCGGAGAGGATGCACGTTCAGGCGGAACGACTTCTTCCCGGAGGAGTCGTTCAAGAGTTGGGGAAACTACGCTCGAGCGGTGCTGGAGACGCCGTGGAGGCTGAAGGATCGTGTGGTGACGCGATCGGAGGACCAGACGGAGTTGGTGGAGATGAAGGCTCGTAGCAACCACGAGATGAAGAAAACGCTGAACTGGTGGGACCTCATGTGGTTCGGAATCGGTGCCGTCATTGGCTCCGGCATATTCGTCCTCACTGGCCTCGAGGCAAGGACGGCGGTCGGACCCGCCGTCGTGCTCTCCTACGTCGTTTCCGGCGTCTCCGCCTTGTTCTCGGTGTTCTGCTACACCGAGTTCGCCGTCGAAATTCCCGTCGCAG GCGGATCATTTGCGTACTTAAGAGTCGAACTGGGAGACTTTGTGGCCTACATAGCTGCCGGAAACATCCTCCTCGAGTATGTAATAGGCGGCGCTGCTGTGGCTCGGTCATGGACCTCTTATTTCGCCACCCTTTGTGGCAAACACCCTGATGACTTTCGTATAATAGCCCACAACATGAACCCCAACTATGGCCATCTTGACCCTATAGCCATTGGAGTCCTCATAGCCATAACTATCCTTGCAGTGTACAGCACCAAAGGCTCTTCCATCTTCAACTTCATTGCCACAATCTTTCACTTAATTGTCATTGTCTTCATCATCATCGCAGGCCTCACCAAGGCCAACACCGAAAACTACGCCAACTTTACTCCTTTTGGAGTTCGTGGTGTGTTCAAAGCTTCAGCTGTTCTTTTCTTCGCTTATGTGGGCTTTGATGCTGTCTCAACCATGGCCGAAGAAACAAAGAACCCTGCCAGGGACATTCCCATTGGTCTTGTGGGCTCAATGGTAATTACCACCTTGGCATATTGCTTGCTAGCAGTGACACTATGCCTCATGCAAAACTACACTGACATTGACAAGGATGCTCCCTACTCTGTTGCGTTTAGTGCTGTGGGAATGGATTGGGCTAAGTACATTGTTGCATTTGGGGCTTTGAAGGGAATGACCACTGTGTTATTGGTGAGTGCAGTGGGTCAAGCTCGTTACCTAACCCACATTGCACGTACCCACATGATGCCCCCATGGTTTGCTCATGTTGATGAGAGAACTGGGACACCCATGAATGCCACAATCTCAATGCTTGCAGCTACAGCTGTGATTGCTTTCTTCACTGATCTTCGAATTCTCTCCAACCTTTTGTCAATTTCTACTCTTTTCATCTTTATGCTTGTGGCTTTAGCGCTTCTAGTGCGGCGCTATTATTCAAGTGGGTTAACCACAAAAGAGAACCAAGTGAAGCTCATTGTGTGCCTTATGCTGATTTTGGGGTCTTCATGTGCTATTTCTGCATACTGGGCAAGCAGTGATGGTTGGGTTGGGTATGCAGTTTCTGTGCCGTTGTGGATTTTAGGGACTGGGggtctttggctttttgttccACAGGCAAAGCAACCGAAACTTTGGGGGGTGCCTTTGGTTCCATGGCTACCTTCTTTATCTATTGCTATTAACATATTCCTTCTTGGCTCTATTGATAAAGATTCATTTATCAGGTTTGGGGTCTGGACAGGGTTTCTCTTGGTATACTATGTGCTATTGGGGTTACATGCTTCTTATGACACGGCAAAAGTGTTCGAGAGCAAGAAAAGTTCTGTGGATGTTGACAAGCAGTGGAATAAGGTGGAAGAAGGAGCAAAAGGGGAAGTATCTCTTACAGCAGTTTCAAATGATTGA